From the genome of Lotus japonicus ecotype B-129 chromosome 6, LjGifu_v1.2, one region includes:
- the LOC130725974 gene encoding class-10 pathogenesis-related protein 1-like, protein MAVLTFTDETTSTVAPAKLFKALVLDVDTIVPKVIPVFKSVEIVEGNGIAVGTVKKITINEGGEDKYVLHKIDAIDEANFVYNYSVIGGDGLPDAAEKISFESKLIAGSDGGSIAKLTIHFHLKGDAKPTEAELKEGKEKGDGLFKAVEGYVLANPDY, encoded by the exons atggCTGTTCTTACTTTCACCGACGAGACCACCTCTACCGTAGCTCCAGCTAAGCTTTTCAAAGCTTTGGTTCTAGATGTTGATACCATCGTCCCAAAGGTTATTCCTGTTTTCAAGAGTGTTGAAATTGTTGAAGGAAATGGAATTGCCGTCGGAACCGTAAAAAAAATCACTATCAATGAAG GTGGAGAAGACAAGTATGTGTTGCACAAAATCGATGCAATTGATGAGGCCAATTTTGTATACAACTACAGCGTCATTGGAGGTGATGGGTTACCAGACGCCGCGGAGAAGATTTCATTTGAGTCCAAATTGATTGCAGGGTCTGATGGAGGTTCCATTGCAAAGCTCACCATCCACTTCCACCTCAAAGGTGATGCTAAACCCACTGAAGCAGAGCTCAAGGAAGGCAAGGAAAAGGGTGATGGTCTTTTCAAGGCAGTTGAGGGTTACGTCTTGGCCAATCCCGATTACTAA